In Sinobacterium caligoides, the sequence TGCATCGCTAACATCTGCATCACTATGGATACCACCAACGACATTAAGATTACCGGTAATCTTCACCATAGGAGCATCTATGGTTAACGTATTGCCTTCGATGTCATAAAAGACTTTAGAGCCATCGCTAAACTCAACCCCGGTAGCTGTATCTGGTATCGTCGGTAATGTGGCAGCCTTATATATCGAACCCAGGATAAAAGCCGCGCTAGTATCGCCATTAGGGGCGACCACTACTACCTGCTCACCCACCTCTAACGGCATAGAGACCCTAGTCCCCCCCTCTTTGCCTACAACCTGTCTCAGCGGATGGCTAACAACCCCCCCACCGAAATCGACCTTATAACGTCGCTGGGGCGCCAGGCCTGAAATAGTGCCAACGCGAACCATCCTCGAGAGCCTACGCTGTATATCGCTCGTTAGTTGCTGCGTCACAACGGCTCACCATCTTTTACGACTTGATCATAATCCTTCTTATAGTCAGGCCCAATATTTGGTGCACAACCCAACCAAACATCAGTTATATCTAAGTCCGGGTATAAATTTGATGTTGCTAACTGTGCGTCATGCTCTAATTGAACCTCATAAACAATCAAATCACTCAGCTCCGTAACAAAGCCACCACCACTACAATCAATCACTCGACTGCCCTGGATCGGTAAGCCAAATGAATTAGAGTGGCAATAATTCG encodes:
- a CDS encoding phage baseplate assembly protein V is translated as MTQQLTSDIQRRLSRMVRVGTISGLAPQRRYKVDFGGGVVSHPLRQVVGKEGGTRVSMPLEVGEQVVVVAPNGDTSAAFILGSIYKAATLPTIPDTATGVEFSDGSKVFYDIEGNTLTIDAPMVKITGNLNVVGGIHSDADVSDAVSTMAEMRATYNKHDHAETNSITKPPNQKM